AACACTCGGGATCGAACCTCGAGTtgtgcctcgagccttctgggCTACGGAATATCATAACGATCATAAAAGcggactctccgattttagccgtgtacaatatcttttttattttttttatcagaTCCGCCTTTATACTCTCACAATTATGTAAGAGCTACCAGTTTGTAATGACTTGACTATTTAACTAATATATAATATTCTCTTATTGGCAAGAATATAAATATTTGATAATGATAACTCACAAATATTATTGGGATGGACAGTCGATATAGAAGTGAAAAGACACTTGATCCATACCACAGGCCAGAAAAGAGGTTTTACTTAGCAATTTGCGTTGATCagaaaaaaaataaattgatAATCGCATAATTAAAATCCCATAAAACATTAAGAAAAGATAGTGTTTCGAAACTCAAAAATAAGTAAGGAATTCAAAGAGAGAAAAACTTAGGGGGTGTGTGTTTgatagaaagaaaaagaaaaaaaaagtcattttctgATAACTAttcaacaaaaaatatttttgctttGAAAAATGTGTAGTATTAAAAGCGACAAATACGACTTTTTCACTTATGTTTTTCCTATAAAATCCTTTTGAAATTGTTTCTGTGCCAATTAGATGCAGTCTTACATAAATAGTAATTCCTCAAAGAAAAAGATAATCCTAGCATATGATATCTGAATTTCAATGTTGTCATCTACAAAAGAATCATTAAGACAAATAGGTTTTTTTATAaagagttttaaaaaaataaaagaaatggaAGTATGTTCTCCAACAACCCATTCAAGACCAAGATTGGCAATTTTCCAAAAGGCAGAAACCATCATTATTGTCAATGAAATCAAAATTTAAACAGCAATTCTCCTTGCTAATAAACTTTGGGAACTTTAATTaggactcttttttttttggaattccaCCAGAAAAAACTAATTAAACGCGCCATTCAAAGACTGCAATCTGATTAGGCCAATTATAAAAGTTTTACAGTTGAAATTTGACTTTCATATCTCAAATAGTTGACTCTTATTCCCCCACAATGCCTATAAATAAACTACTCTCAAATACAAAATTTTCATCAAGAACAAGCTTTTAGATATACATAaaccttcttttaattttttgccTTCATATATATAACTTTTAACAATGGTTGCACACTTGTCCAAAATTCTTTCAAACTCCAAAAATGTCTTCGATTTTGTTGTCAATGAAGGAAATGGAGTTAAGGGTCTTTCTGATATGGGAATTCAAACACTTCCTCATCAATATATTCAACCACTTGAAGAACGAATCACTACAAGCACTGTAATAACCGATGATTCTATCCCTATAATCGACGCCTCTAATTGGAATGATCCAAAGGTGGCTGAGCAGATTTGCATGGCAGCACAAAACTGGGGTTTCTTTCAAATTATCAATCATGGTGTTCCTATTGAAGTTCTTGATAACATAAAGGAGACAAGTCATCGTTTTTTTAGTTTACCAGCTGAGGAAAAGAAGATGTATTCGAAAGAGGATTCGATTTCGAGTAATGTTAGGTATGGAACAAGCTTTACTCCTGAAGCTGAGAAAACTTTAGGATGGAGAGATTACCTTTCTCTTGTTCATGTTTCTGATGATGAAGCTGCTGAGTTTTGGCCTCCTCCCTGCAGGTAAGGCTTCTTAATTCTCTTTTAAACATAAGTTTAAATTCTATATACTGATAGCGTAAAATGATGTTACAGTATCAAGTCGTACAAAAACGAACTACAGATTACCCTCCGTAATAAATGGGACTAGTAACAGGGAAAATAAAACATGTCACTTGCTATATAAGATGTTAAAACACATGATCGTACCGTAAAAATAATCTCTATGTTTTCAGTGTATAGGCTAAGAGTCCGTTTGGCCATgaaatattttttactttttttcaaaaataaatttatttattttttcgaaaTCAATGTTTGACAATAAAATTTCctattttcacttgaagatgaattttggaatttttcgaaaatttgaaaaactccaaaagactgttttttaaaatttttattgagaacactcacaaaaattcaataaCAACCCAAAGTTATATTCATGTTCGAAcaaaaatctaaaattttcaaTTATCATTTtcacttaaatttttttttttcactttttggaattttacaattcttatgtccaaacacccACTAAATTCTTTAAATATATTTATGTGCATTTTTTCTTGTAAAATCTTCCTCTTacacttttctcttttttctgaaaaaaaaaagaattgtacGTAAAACATCCTATATGAGTACTTACAATGAATTTTCTCTCTACTCTTCTAGGGAAGAAGCACTTGAATACTTGAAGAGGTGTGATCCTGTTATAAGGAAGATTCTGAAGGTGCTAATGGGAGGATTGAATGTGAAAACAATTGATGAAGAGAAAGAGGATTTCTTAATGGGTTCAAAGAGAATAAACTTCAACTACTACCCAAAATGTCCCAACCCTGAGCTTTCTGTCGGGGTAGCACGTCACTCTGATATATCAACAATCACTTTCCTCCTTCAGGATGAAATCGGTGGACTATACGTGAAAAAACTCGATAGTAATGCTTGGATTCACGTCCCTCCCATTAACGGGGCTCTAGTTATTAATATTGGTGACGCGCTTCAAATAATGAGCAATGACAAATACAAGAGCGTTGAACATCGTGTGATTGCTAATGGGAGCAAGAATAGGGTTTCTGTGCCCATTTTCTTGCATCCAAAGCCTTCAAGAGTTATTGGTCCTTTGCGAGAAGTGTTAGAGAAAGGGGAGAAACCAATTTACAAGCAAATTTTGTATGCTGATTACACCAAGATTTTCTTCAGCAAAGGTCATGATGGAAAGGACACAATAGAATGTGCAAAGATATAGAGACAATATGTTCACAAtctccacttatatatatatatatatatatatatatatatatatattgctaatAGAGTGCATGTACTTCTGCATAAGAATTTTACaacatttttaaaattattagattaTATACTGAAAAAGCAAATATATGAATCTTGTACTGATCAGTTAAGAAGTATAATTCTTCAGAATAATTGACCTTTTTCTAGGAACTTTAGTAATAGGTGTTGgaataatttttctttttgcttttggttttttttttcctaAATAAACAACATAGACTTGATTCCCGTGACGACAGACTTTTAGGACAGATTctcattcatttttctttctcctcctaatttttctttttcttttttgttttaaatGGAGGGGATATCGATGTGTGGTTGCGACTTGAAGCTATTTTCTTAATTCTTTTTGTTTACAATTGATAGCAGAATTGAATTGGATACAATAACCAAAAATGGGATAGAAGCAATAAATTAACTCCATGAGATAGGAGGACAAATATAGAAGGGGATATCTGGAATTCAATAAAATTATGAAGATTCAACACAACTTCAAGCATAGGTAGCTTGAGTCTTTGTTAGAATCAAACAATCACCTCAAACCCAAAGACAATTCAACCAGTCAAATCCAAGCACCATAAGCAAAAATCCTACTAATTATATCATTTATAAGCAGGAGTTCTATTAAAAAAGATGAAAAGAAATACGTTAGCCCTCCATTTTATAGAAAAGTCACAATTTTTCTGGCGATTTTGTCGACGACAGCATTTTGGGCTGGATTGGCTAATCTAACCCACCCTTTTTCTGTAATTGAGTTTTCTCTTATTACTATTACCAAGATTAGACTACGATTTAGTAATATACCTGTAGGAAATATTGGGTCCTTTCATAAGGGTGCTCTAAAGCCTAATAGGGTTATTAGTTAACTATGATATTCCCTATATAAGTACACTTAGTGTGTACACTAAAATAAAACTCTGAGATGTATTAGGCGCAAACATATTACCTGGGGAATTACCTGAGGAAATAATCGGCAAATCCTCTATCCGTAGGTGAATTCGtaggtaaaagaaaaaaaaaatcatttgtgAGTTGGCAAAAAACTCCCCAGGTAACGGTCATGCGGAGTTTGCTGCGAATTATTTCATGGGGATGTACCTGGGGATTTATTTTTCCTGGGGAATTACCTGGGGTTATCTTTCTACGGTTTTACATGGGAAATATTTCCTGGGGAATTACCAGGGGATTTATTGTTTGGGTTTTACCTGCGAATATTTTCATAGGAATTCTTTACTAGGGATTTACCTGTGATTTATTTACCTTTTACCTGCGTATTTATTTACCCGAGGAAATTTGCTTGGGAATATCTTGAAGCGGTTTCACCTAAATATTTTCATAGCGAAATACTCGAGGATTTAATTTCTTGTGTAATTAGTTGGGGATTTGTGTATTGCGAGTTTAGCTAGAACATTTTTCTTGGTGATTTAGCTGAGGATTCCATCACTCCGGGATTTATCTTTTTTCTTGCATAATGACTTACTTGCTCCGAGCTTGAGTCATAGTACTTTCTTTGAAAATCACATATGTTGTATTGAgaattttattacttactgaattATTTTTGCATCGATTTGAAATTTATTAATTATCTCTTTGTGGTTAAGTTTATTATCTCTACTTCTTAAGCTTATTAATTTAGCTATGCATATATCACtgcaaataaaaaaattataccAAGCTAATCAGAGGGCATGAGAATAAGTTAAAAGTAATAGTAACGAATTATTTTATCTTAAGTATAAGATAAATTAAAATATATGCTTGGAAGACAATTATCATACTGAAGAAGTTCGATCATAGACAAAAGTGTATAGATTTATTCTATGTACATATTTTTTATATGTCCCCAATATCTTTTTTACATGACCTTAGCTAGATCATATTCAGTATTATGGACGATAAATGCTCATCTTTGTGTAGGTAATGAATGCGAGAAAGATAGCAATTGCATAAACGTAGCGATTTCGAGAAAATCATGGGGTACACACAAATTTAAGAAATATTTCAATTTGATTTTTCAGAGTCTAGCTACAGAATATTTTTTGTGGGAAGAAGTTAGGAATGACTTAGTTATATtgaaaaagtaatatttttgaaaaaaatagttttgtcaAGCATACATATCTAACATATCAGTCGAAAATTAATCAAAATAGCTGTCAATTCCACATGCACGGTTAAGGTAAATGTTGTTTAGCTCTGTCATAGAACAAGTTTTATTGAAAAGGACTGATGGTTACTACAAGAGTTCAGTTTACTCATATTTAATATAGTGCTTTTTAAATATCTCAATAAATGTATTGCTGCAAATTTTCGTTCACTGGTTCGATATTTGTTCCCTTTGTGATAGAGCAGTAAATGAATGTCCTGTAGGCTAATTGTACAAGTTCTCTCCTCTATTCTTGCTGTAAGGCTTCAGCAAATCACACAATTAGCATGTGAGTCTGTATCTAAGTGAGAAGAGTTTGAGTCACCCCACTTGTTGGATTATActtttttgttattgttgttgttgttgttgttggtttgaGATTGTATGGCTAATGCAATTTTTATTTGAAACATGCAGAAAAAATTCAGATGGCTCCCTCACTATAATCAAGCTATGACAATTTTGAGAAAAGAGCAGCTGCAAGAATGACCCAACTTTTTCAAGATGTTAGAAAACAATTGCCTGTGAAACCAAATTGGATGGGGGATGATGTATTCAAGGAGATAAAGGAGTATTGGGAGTCTCCTGAATTCAAGTCAAAGtccgaacaaaacaaaatgaATCGTGATTCAAATGACGGCACCTCAGTTCATACAGGTGGTTGTATACCTCATCGAGTGATTTGGAATAGAATGGTAATATATAGAtctttttaaattatttcttcaagaaaataatatcatattcagTGTTAGTAACATagtattttcatttattttcagAAGGAAGCTTCTGGAAAAGATCCTTCAATTGCGGAATTTTATTTTTAGACTCATcgcacaaaaaaagaaaaatgttgGGTAAATGAGAAAGCTGAAACTGCTTATTTAAGTGTTCCTTCTGTTACTTCTTTCCGAACCAATACCTCACTATCAACAGTATGAGCACATATGTCAAGGCTTTAGAAATAAATTGCCTTAGTTATGAAACTAGATAGTAAGTCTAAAATCGGTTATATCTTAAAGTGAAGTTCGACCTTTGGGGTCGGGTCTGTTTTAGTGTTGCTGAGCAATCTCATATCCTATCGCCTTGGGTAGCAGAGTCTCTGCAATTACCACATGGGATTGGCCATGAGAACtatatttttcatttatttttccttttatggATCATATTAACTTATACTATGTTGAAGAATGctacttttaaaaaataaagttACTTGTGTAGAAAATTTAAAGCCCTACTGTTACTTAGCCTCCGTCACTTCTCTATCAATGTCAATGAATCTGATAATCATACAAAATTTAAGAATGAATAAGAAGGAAACTAATGAAGAACCTGATATATTTTTGTTGGCTTTTTCTTTCCTTCCAATCAGGAAACTGATGAAGAACCTTATAACCTAACAACAGTAACAAAATAAGAAGGAAAAAACAGGTTGATATGCAAGGACATGACAAATGACACAATTTTCTTTCTTTGTGATAATTAAAAACTATGATGATTCTTCAGTAAAATGCAAAATGGTACTTTTTAAACTTCTTAAAGAAGTTTGTCTCTTCAGTGATTTCGTCACCAGCTTCTTCCTGCAAGCTCATAATGAACCCCAAGAAAACAATAGTGAATTTTCAGAACTTATGAGAGCAGGGAACTACTTTATCTAGTAATAAAAAGATAAAACCACAACAATTTGACCTCTTTTCTTACCTAAGCATAAAAGGATGCTAAGTTTCAGAATTTAATTTAAGTTTATTGAAAAACTATTTGACATCTGTATTACCTCTCTCCTGTAGTTGCAGCTAAATTCAGATCCATGCATTATCATTTTATGACACTGAATTATTTCATTTTGTTGATTATTGATTGGCTGCTGGTCATTCAGTTTTGCAAGTTCAGCTGAATCAGAGAGATATAAtatttgtaataacttattttGGTGCagaataattttgaaaaaaaaaaacaagaactcTCAGCTTCTCAAAGTGCATCAACTGAGGTAGGAGACACTAATTCAGCAAGCCAATTAAGTGAAATGGATATTTGGGTGCAATCTGTTGGTGGAATGAAAAAAGgaagggttgcaggccttggTTCTTTGGGTCGATCTGTAAAACCACTTAAGCATTCGACATCTACTTTATCAGGAGAAATTGATGAGATAATTAAATCTCAAGTGCATGCTTCCAATGCTGACTTATATGCTCAGTTGCAAGAAGAGCGGCGCAAAAATAAAAAGATGAGGAAAGAATTAGACTTATTAAAGAAGTATGTGAATTTCAACACATCATCTTCAAATGAGTTATCGTCTCAAGAAGACAGTCAAGGATCTGAGAATAAAAGCGATGATGACTCCGATAATGTGAATGAAAGTGGTTCTAACCATGGTAATGTGAATGAAAGTGACTATAATCTTGATTGAGATGTTCATTAGACTATTAAGTTTCACATTTGAGacattttggtttttgattaagGATTATATGATATTACATTAACGTTATGAATTATGttttttctttgttataattatATTAGACGTGTGTTGAATGATTATGATAATATAGTTGAATTGTACGAATATAAGCTAGAATAAATTTAAAAACATCCTGAAAATGCATAGATTACTTGCGAATTTTCATGGGAAAATCTTTTCAAACGCGTCAATTTTATATGGTAAATTTCCCTATAAAAAAATTACATGGGGATTTTTTTTACCAATATTACATACGAATTTTCCTACGAAAATATCATTTATGGATTTTCTTGGGGATTTCAAATAATTCTTCTGTTTCATTGGAAATCTTACATGGTGATTTACCTACGAATTATTACTTGGGAACTTTGCTGGGGTTTTACATGCAACATTTTTATGGAAATTTTCTTGCGAAAATGTGCTCCTGCGGATTATACCTGGGGCTTTCCAAAGAATTTTCCTACGGAAATATTCACAAGAAAATCCCTTTTGTCCATAAATTTTCACCTCAATTTCCTACAAGACTTACTTAAGGATTTTCATAGGGAATTACATGCGGATTTCTTCCTACAAAAATTCCCAAGAAAAATCCCTTTTTTACGAATTTTCGGCAAAATATTATTGCGATTTTTTTGAGAAGTTTCGCAGATAATTCCGCAAGTAAGTTACATAGGGATATAAAATCCCCAGGTAGATTACCTGGGGATATTTTAATTCCCAGGTAATAATTACCTACGAAGGTTTTTCCAACGGatttaatttggtaggaaatTCCGCAGCAAATCAAAGTACCTACGCATTTGTTCATCTTATCCCTTGGAAAATCCCCAGGTAATCAGCAATTTTCTTGTAGTGACCGCGCCACTGCTACGGGCACTGCCAAAGAATGgtgttattttataaattaaaaaaaaaaggaaaagaaaaaggagaaactAGAGCTTCTTTATGAAAGCGACAGAATAATGTAGCGAATCCCACGGTGGATTCGCCATTGAAAcaggaaagaaaaatgaaagaaagagaaagaaattaaaagataaaattcAGATTTTCATTCAAGACCTTTCTTACGATATCCTACTAGTGAATATAAAGAAGACTAATAAAAGGAGTCCACTTATAATTCTAATTCTTAAAGGAATATTGTGCAAATACTTAAAGTTCCTAAAGGCCCAGAACGTGACATTCCACCCTCCTTTAAATCAACCTTGTCCTCAAGGTTGGAAATGAAAATCCAGAAATGGAGAACTAAATCAATACCCACAATGTGCTCGACTTTGAAAACTTCCCATTGGTAGAAACTAAAATTCCTCTATAGGCTCCATTTCTCATCAATGCTCCGTCGACTCTTAATGCTAAAACACATTTTATATGCAGCAGAAGTATAACCAAGAATGCTACCACCAAATCATAAGTAGCTATTATGATGACTAATTATTTTTGAAGAACCTCACTAATTGATGTACCATAAGTGTCCCCTACATGATGATGAATAAAACTAGTTCCACTAATTTCTCTGGTAGAATGTACTAGCTCCACCCTTAAGTTATCAACTTGGCCAAAGTATAGGAAATTCTCATATTCTTGTCCAGTTGGTCTCATTATGCTTATGGTGCCAAAATGTTTCTTAGCAATGGATGAGATTACTGCAACTTGAATCTTGTGCAAATTTTCAAGCATATAGTAATCGGTTTTATGTATAGCCGCCAAGATGAATGATAGAATAGTTGGTTCTATCCATGGAACTTCCCATGGAGTTTCAAACATAGGTTTAAGACTAATGAGTATCGCAGAAAGATCCTTTAAAGACTCTGCTGAAAAGATCTTCTTCGAAACATAAAAGACCAATGCATTTATAGGTTGAAGGTAGCTAGCGCTAGAACAAGATCCGTCTTCCTTGGACAAAATACTGGTATTAATATCTCCTCCACCAGGATCACAGAAGAAAATGCTTATCTCGTTCATGTTGTGTTCTTCTCCCAGCTCTAATGACATTTTCAGCAAAATTAGAGCTAAAACTTTGAGAATCACTGCATATACTGGAAGTAGATCACCAATAACTGGCTGGAAAAATAACAGAACCGTCACCAAGCTAGGTTTACTTGCACTATCAAATAACATACACACTTTACCCTCAAGGTACAAATAGTTTGAAATGCACCAGAGAACAAAAGTTAACTCTCCCTCCATAGACATTCCTTCAAATAAAATATGGTTGACAATAATATTGATCCACCAGAAAAAGAACAGAGTCCAGGAGTGGAGCACAAGTTTGCTCGACTTGTATAAACCATCAAGTATGAAGGGCTCTCAGTACAACTGAACAGATATTGTGAGTATCTAATCACCTCAGTTAAAATCCAATCAAAAAACCTTAATAGTAAAGGCAATCTATGTACCTCAAGAATTTCATAAACCAAGGCTGATAGAAGGAGAGCTCTTCCACCCTATTGCTCGATAGGAAGTGATACACTTTTTGCAACAATCCCTACAGTTACATGAGTAACTTCCAAGAATGTGCAACTTTCCGGTAACCCCATTTCTTCTCTTGCATGAGCATTCTTCTGAAAACAATTAAGTGCCTTTAGTCTTCCATTTTCCATTATAGAGATCCACTCTGTAACACATTCTATAATAGAAACCCAACTTGTTGCATACCACCGCTTAAGACCTTTGATGGCACTAACATTAATTTTTCCTGAACAAACTTGACATTAGTGCACAAAGCTTTCCTAGGGCCATTAAGAGAACACGAAGTAAGGAGGGGGACTTCCTTATATAACACAATAGGCAATTCAAAATGAACATTAGTTGGATATAAACTGAAGATGCGCTTGAGTTTGACTGACAAGGATGGTACAAGGAGAACAATATTTTTCACTTTTCCTATGAAGTAAACCAAGTGTACATCTCTAGATTTATTTCCCTTGCGCAAAGGAGAAATAATCTTTCCTATTTTCTCAGCAACTGGAAACATATCATCACTTAGCATCTTCTCGAGAAAAGTAGAAGCCCGGTCATAAGTTGAACGCCTACAAAGAGGCAATCTTGAAAACAGAGCAATCAATTCATTGAAAATCTCTGAATACTTAAGATCTCATTATCCTCCACCAAATTCCAAAAAGCATAAGCATCCCCACATTCCATACAAATTACGGTAACCAACTACTCTATTGCTCTCCTCGTCCATGAAAACTAGGGTTTCGTCAAAATTCATTTGAATAAGGAAATTACCCTGGGAACATAGGGTGTCTCCAGCACTCTCACAAGCTCCTCACTTAAAATACAACATGATTTCCTCCCGACTAGACTGTCTAGATCTATGAACAATACAATACTCTGCAACAGGGACCAAATACCCTCCaatttctccaaatttacttCAATTACTCCTCCTCTTTTTTATCATCTTCCACTACAACCTCATTATCTCAAAAATCATAACTATTGTTAGTTGCAATGTTATCCTCAATTTCATCAAAGACAGAGGAGCTTCCATTGGAATCTGACGAAATGGCTCCAAAATTATCCCCTATTTCGTTGATGCCGACAAACTTAATAGAGACATCTCCCCTACTTTCAAAGTTTTTCTCATCTTCATGTTTTTCGGAATCCACAATTTCGAAGATAAATGAAGGATTGAGATATTGATAATCATCCCCTGACATTTCATTCCCAAGAACAAAATTCTTGGCCTCCAAATGACCATTGTTAGAATTGAGATCAATGTCATCTGGCACAAAgaaaaatcaccaaaaataattttagatTGTAGTTATTGCTTGACAATTGGACCGTTAACATCCATTTCACAAACATGGAATGAAGCATCAAAGTTCTGGAACCACTGCAACTGTGTAAAACTATACTGAAACATGCCACTTGTTTTGTTATATTGAGGACTTTCATCAAACACATGGTTTCCATTATTTTTAGAAGTTTTCTCATTTCTTCTTACTAACCCAAGTTCAACCCCTCCAGTTTTATCTTGTTGAGGACTTTTGTCGATACATATGGTCGCCGCTGCTACCCAAAACTATAGCATTTTCATCATCAGATTTCAATGGTGGTCCATCATCAAGACCGTGGTAAGTGAGGTCAAACGATACCACatataaaggaaaaataacagacTCACTAGAACTATTTTTTGTTAAATCAAGTGTTACCTTGGTGTCTAGTTCATTAGTGCTCGCTTTGAGCAAGCAAGTAGACTCCGTCAAAGCCGCCGAAGCTGGGGAACCTCCATTAAAATTGATATTAGGGTAATCTAGAGAAGCGGCAGTCCATTTTAGATAGGCTTCACACTCACTCTGAAACTGCTCTGACCGGCGAATGTTCTCTCGCACCAACGAGAGAATTTCATCGAAGATAGACTGTTCATTGCTGATTAGGCTAGGTTCAGTTGAAATATGTTGCTCAGTCTCACCATCATGAACCTCGTATGGATTATATGAAACATGTGAATGGATATAGAAATACTGATTTTGGTAACTCCATGAAAGCTGCTCGGAACTTAAGCGTGGAAGAAATGGGTCTGCTCGTTCGTAGGAATTTTGCGAGTGGGAGTAATAGTGAATAGGCAATGCGGAATCGGGTTCGAGAAATATTGGCTATGATATCAATTGTAGAGAATTGCACGGTGGATTCGCCATTAAAAcaggaaagaaaaatgaaagaaagagaaagaaaattaaaGATAAAAATTCAAATTTTCAGACCTTTCTTACAATATCCTAGTGAATATAAAGAAGACTAATAAAAGGAGTTCACTAATAATTCTAAttcttaaaggattattatgcAAATGCTTAAAGTTTCTAAAGGCCCAGAACGTGACAAATAACAATAGAAAGAAGAGAAACAAAGATTTCTCTGTTCCAAATATTGATGGAGCTTTGTGCTCCAGTAAAGAAAGATGACGGCTGAAATTTGCAAGATAGAAGAAGTAGTAAAACTTAGTTTTCCTCCTAAAAGGTCAAAGTCTATGTaactattttataaaataaacttgGGCTTCTTGTTGCTTCTTCAAAAGCAAGTGGATAGAATTATTAATTAACGGGGCTAAA
This genomic stretch from Nicotiana sylvestris chromosome 9, ASM39365v2, whole genome shotgun sequence harbors:
- the LOC104222155 gene encoding uncharacterized protein; the encoded protein is MTQLFQDVRKQLPVKPNWMGDDVFKEIKEYWESPEFKSKSEQNKMNRDSNDGTSVHTGGCIPHRVIWNRMNNFEKKKQELSASQSASTEVGDTNSASQLSEMDIWVQSVGGMKKGRVAGLGSLGRSVKPLKHSTSTLSGEIDEIIKSQVHASNADLYAQLQEERRKNKKMRKELDLLKKYVNFNTSSSNELSSQEDSQGSENKSDDDSDNVNESGSNHGNVNESDYNLD
- the LOC104222156 gene encoding feruloyl CoA ortho-hydroxylase F6H1-3-like, producing MVAHLSKILSNSKNVFDFVVNEGNGVKGLSDMGIQTLPHQYIQPLEERITTSTVITDDSIPIIDASNWNDPKVAEQICMAAQNWGFFQIINHGVPIEVLDNIKETSHRFFSLPAEEKKMYSKEDSISSNVRYGTSFTPEAEKTLGWRDYLSLVHVSDDEAAEFWPPPCREEALEYLKRCDPVIRKILKVLMGGLNVKTIDEEKEDFLMGSKRINFNYYPKCPNPELSVGVARHSDISTITFLLQDEIGGLYVKKLDSNAWIHVPPINGALVINIGDALQIMSNDKYKSVEHRVIANGSKNRVSVPIFLHPKPSRVIGPLREVLEKGEKPIYKQILYADYTKIFFSKGHDGKDTIECAKI